In a genomic window of Meriones unguiculatus strain TT.TT164.6M chromosome 8, Bangor_MerUng_6.1, whole genome shotgun sequence:
- the Rangap1 gene encoding ran GTPase-activating protein 1 yields MASEDIAKLAETLAKTQVAGGQLSFKGKSLKLNTAEDAKDVIKEIEDFDGLEALRLEGNTVGVEAARVIAKALEKKSELKRCHWSDMFTGRLRSEIPPALISLGEGLITAGAQLVELDLSDNAFGPDGVRGFEALLKSPACFTLHELKLNNCGMGIGGGKILAAALTESHRKSSAQGKPLALKVFVAGRNRLENDGATALAEAFGVIGTLEEVHMPQNGINHPGVTALAQAFAINPLLRTINLNDNTFTEKGAVAMAETLKTLRQVEAINFGDCLVRSKGAIAIADAVRGGLPKLKELNLSFCEIRRDAALVVAEAVADKTELEKLDLNGNALGEEGCEQLQEVLDSFNMAKVLASLSDDEGEDDEEEDEEEGEEDDEDEEEEEDEEEETQQRGPGEESATPSRKILDPNSGEPAPVLSSPPPTDLSTFLSFPSPEKLLRLGPKVSVLIVQQTDTSDPEKVVSAFLKVASVFRDEASVKTAVLDTIDALMKKAFSSSSFNSNTFLTRLLIHMGLLKSEDKIKAIPSLHGPLMVLNHVVQQDYFPKALAPLLLAFVTKPNGALESCSFARHSLLQTLYNV; encoded by the exons CTAAGGATGTGATCAAGGAGATCGAGGACTTTGATGGCCTGGAGGCACTACGATTGGAAGGCAACACGGTGGGCGTGGAAGCCGCCAGAGTCATCGCCAAGGCCTTGGAGAAGAAGTCAGAGCTGAAG CGATGCCACTGGAGTGACATGTTCACCGGAAGGCTTCGGTCCGAGATTCCACCAGCTCTG ATCTCCCTAGGGGAAGGACTTATCACTGCTGGAGCACAGCTGGTGGAACTGGACCTCAGTGACAACGCATTTGGGCCTGATGGGGTGCGGGGCTTCGAGGCCCTCCTCAAGAGCCCAGCCTGCTTCACCCTGCACGAACTCAAGCTTAACAACTGTGGCATGGGCATCGGTGGTGGCAAG ATTCTAGCTGCAGCTCTGACTGAGAGTCACCGCAAGTCCAGTGCCCAGGGAAAGCCACTAGCCCTGAAGGTCTTTGTAGCTGGCAGAAACCGCCTGGAGAATGATGGGGCCACTGCCTTGGCAGAAGCTTTTGGG GTCATCGGGACGCTGGAAGAGGTCCATATGCCACAGAATGGAATTAATCACCCTGGTGTCACTGCCCTGGCCCAGGCATTCGCCATCAACCCCCTGCTGCGAACCATCAACCTAAATGACAACACTTTCACTGAGAAGGGTGCGGTTGCCATGGCTGAG ACCCTGAAGACCTTGAGGCAAGTGGAAGCGATCAATTTTGGAGACTGTTTAGTGCGCTCTAAGGGGGCCATTGCCATCGCAGATGCTGTTCGTGGGGGCCTGCCCAAGCTGAAG GAACTAAACCTTTCATTTTGTGAGATCAGAAGAGATGCTGCCCTGGTTGTTGCTGAGGCTGTGGCTGACAAAACTGAGCTGgagaagctggacctcaatg GCAACGCCCTGGGAGAAGAGGGCTGTGAGCAGCTTCAGGAGGTGCTGGACAGCTTCAATATGGCCAAGGTGCTGGCATCCCTCAG TGATGATGAGGGAGAGGATgatgaagaggaagatgaggaggaaggagaagaggatgatgaggatgaagaggaagaggaagatgaggaggaagagacacAGCAGCGAGGGCCAGGAGAGGAGTCAGCTACACCCTCACGGAAGATTCTGGACCCTAACAGTGGG GAGCCAGCTCCCGTGCTGTCCTCCCCGCCTCCTACAGACCTCTCCACCTTCCTATCATTCCCCTCCCCAGAGAAGCTGCTGCGTCTTGGTCCCAAGGTCTCCGTGCTGATAGtccagcag ACTGATACCTCTGACCCTGAGAAGGTTGTTTCAGCCTTCCTGAAGGTAGCATCTGTGTTCAGGGACGAAGCCTCAGTGAAGACAGCTGTGCTGGATACCATAG ATGCCCTCATGAAGAAGGCCTTCAGCTCCTCATCTTTCAATTCTAACACCTTCCTCACCAGGCTGCTCATCCACATGGGTCTGCTCAAG AGTGAAGACAAGATCAAGGCCATCCCTAGCCTGCATGGCCCCCTGATGGTGCTGAACCACGTGGTGCAGCAGGACTATTTCCCCAAGGCCCTTGCACCCCTACTGTTGGCATTTGTGACCAA GCCCAATGGAGCCCTGGAATCCTGCTCCTTTGCCCGCCACAGTCTGCTGCAGACGCTGTACAATGTCTAG